One genomic segment of Anaerotignum faecicola includes these proteins:
- a CDS encoding B3/B4 domain-containing protein, whose amino-acid sequence MVAVKIDETLKERCPDAALGLLQAKVAVAPDPEEFLALLNGKIAELSEVELSQANKRDKIQTTRKAYKALGKEPNRYRSSAEAMCRRIAKERGLYYINNVVDINNYLSIKSGYSMGTYDLAKTKGDIRWMRAPEGTAYRGIGKDVLNIEFLPVLFDEEGPFGNPTSDNDRTMITDATEDLLLVYYAFDGAEDLPALLSEAKDLLEKYAGGREFETEILI is encoded by the coding sequence TTGGTAGCAGTAAAAATAGATGAAACCTTAAAGGAACGCTGCCCCGATGCTGCTTTGGGGCTTTTGCAGGCAAAGGTTGCGGTTGCGCCCGATCCGGAAGAATTTCTGGCACTGCTGAATGGGAAAATTGCGGAGCTTTCCGAGGTAGAGCTTTCACAGGCAAATAAGAGAGATAAAATTCAGACAACCAGAAAGGCGTATAAGGCATTGGGGAAGGAGCCCAACCGCTATCGTTCCTCCGCAGAGGCAATGTGCAGAAGAATTGCAAAGGAACGAGGGCTGTATTACATCAATAACGTGGTGGATATCAATAATTATCTTTCCATCAAATCGGGGTATTCCATGGGGACGTATGACCTTGCGAAAACAAAGGGCGACATCCGCTGGATGCGTGCGCCCGAAGGCACGGCATACCGCGGCATCGGCAAGGATGTGCTGAATATTGAATTTTTGCCGGTTTTATTTGACGAGGAAGGACCCTTCGGCAATCCCACCAGTGATAATGACAGAACCATGATTACGGATGCAACAGAGGATTTGCTTCTGGTATATTATGCCTTTGATGGGGCAGAGGATTTGCCTGCGCTTCTCTCCGAAGCAAAGGACTTACTGGAAAAATATGCAGGGGGCAGAGAATTTGAGACGGAAATCTTGATTTGA
- a CDS encoding undecaprenyl-diphosphate phosphatase, protein MVIEILKAIFFGIVEGITEWLPISSTGHMILLNEFVKLQVSDEFYKLFEVVIQLGAILAVILLFFHKLNPFSPSKSAPQKRNTWRLWFKVVLAVIPSAVIGLPLDDWMDAHFYNYVVVAITLIVYGIAFLFVERENSHRRAYANSVYDIDLKTAMLIGCFQCLSLIPGTSRSGSTILGAIILGVGRAAGAEFSFFLAIPTMLGASVLKLVKFLLSGVSATGAEWAILAVGCVVSFVVSLLVIKGLMEYVRKHSFAVFGVYRIILGVLVLGYFAFQTLHA, encoded by the coding sequence ATGGTAATAGAAATTTTAAAGGCCATATTCTTTGGCATTGTGGAGGGTATTACGGAATGGCTGCCCATTTCCTCTACGGGACACATGATTCTGTTGAATGAATTTGTGAAGCTGCAGGTTTCGGATGAATTTTATAAGCTGTTTGAGGTTGTCATTCAGCTTGGCGCAATTCTGGCGGTTATCCTGCTGTTCTTCCATAAGCTGAATCCCTTCTCGCCAAGCAAGAGCGCGCCGCAGAAGCGGAATACCTGGCGGCTGTGGTTCAAGGTGGTGCTTGCGGTGATTCCTTCCGCGGTGATCGGGCTGCCGTTGGATGACTGGATGGATGCACATTTTTACAATTATGTTGTGGTTGCCATCACTTTGATTGTTTACGGGATTGCGTTTTTGTTCGTGGAGCGAGAAAACAGCCACCGCAGAGCCTATGCAAATTCGGTGTATGATATTGATTTGAAAACTGCCATGCTCATCGGCTGCTTCCAGTGCCTGAGCCTGATTCCCGGCACCTCCCGTTCCGGCTCAACCATTCTGGGTGCAATCATCCTTGGCGTAGGCAGAGCGGCAGGGGCAGAGTTCTCCTTCTTCCTTGCCATCCCCACGATGCTTGGCGCAAGCGTACTGAAGCTTGTGAAATTCCTGCTTTCCGGCGTTTCCGCAACAGGCGCGGAGTGGGCGATTCTGGCGGTCGGCTGCGTGGTTTCCTTCGTGGTCAGCCTGCTTGTCATCAAGGGGCTGATGGAATATGTACGCAAGCACAGCTTTGCGGTATTCGGCGTGTACCGCATCATTCTGGGGGTACTGGTTCTGGGATATTTTGCCTTCCAAACCCTGCACGCATAA